The genomic interval AAACGACCAGATTTTCTCGGGTATTTCCGTTCGCGGAACGCTCCCGCGGACCGCGACGGGCGGTCACGCCATTTCGGCCTCGGCCTCGCCGGGCTTTTTACGAGGCGCCTTGAAGAACACCTCGGTCTTGATGTGCTCCTTGTCCACCCCGTGGTCGTGGAGCCAGTCGATCACGTCGTACATCATCGCGTCCAAGCCGCACAGGTAATAATACGTTTCCGGCGTGCGCGGCATCTCGTCCAGAAAATCCGTCACGCGCCCGTGATGGAATTCCGTCCGCGGATCGCGCGAGATCGCCATGCGCACGTCGCACCACTCGGCCAGTTCGCGATGATAGACCGCGTCCTCGATGCGTTTCACGCCGTACAGCACCTGCGCGGGAGGATGTTCGATGCGGCTGTGAAACGCCGACAGCAGCGGCGTGACGCCCGTGCCCGTGCAGATGTAGATCCACGGATCGGGTGTCTTGTGCTGCCCCGGCTTGAACATGCCGAAGGGGCCGCGAAACTGGATCTCCTCGCCGTTCTTGTGCTCGGCGATCCACGGCGAGACCTTGCCGCCCGGCACCAGTTTGATGAGGGAGCGAAACTCCGGTTCCTGCGTCCCCGACGACAGACTGAACGAACGCACCGTCTTGCCGTCGGGTCCGAGGACGCTGATCGCCATGCCAGGCGTGAACGGCAAATCGAGCCGGTCGATCGCGACTTCGAAGATGTCGTCGGTGTGCCACCGGATCGACCGGACCTTGGACGTGTGCGTGATAATCATGGCGTCTCCGGGGACAATGTGCCAAACGCGGCGCGGCGGCGCGCCGGGGGGATGGGATTTTGATTTCGTCATCGGGAAAAAACAAGCGGATGGTGTGCCCGCTTCGGCCTCGCCCTACATCATGTTGAGTTCGAGCTTGGCGGCCTCGGTCATCATTGCGGGCTCCCACGGCGGGTCCCAGACGACCTCGACGCGCGCGGCGACGACGCCATCGACCTCGCGCACCTTGCACTCGACCTCGGGCGGCAGCGTGCCGGCCACGGGGCACGCGGGCGAGGTGAGCGTCATCTTCACGTCCACCGCGCCGCTCGGGTCGACGTCGATGTCGTAGATGAGGCCGAGGTCGTAAATGTTGACCGGAATTTCCGGGTCGTAGCAGGTCCGCAACGACTCGACGATTTTGTCCTTGAGTTCATCCATCATGGTCGTTTCCTCACTCCGTCGTCACGACTTCGGATTCGTCTTTCATCGCGGATTTGAGCGTGTGCCAGACCAGCGTGGCGCACTTGATCCGCGTGGGAAATTCGCGAACGCCGGCGAACGCGGCCAGCTTGCCGAGCCCGTCGACATGGGCTTCGGCGGTCGGATCGGAGGTCACCATGTCGTGAAACAGCGCGAACAGCGCATCGGCCTCGGCGAT from Deltaproteobacteria bacterium carries:
- a CDS encoding FAD-dependent oxidoreductase gives rise to the protein MIITHTSKVRSIRWHTDDIFEVAIDRLDLPFTPGMAISVLGPDGKTVRSFSLSSGTQEPEFRSLIKLVPGGKVSPWIAEHKNGEEIQFRGPFGMFKPGQHKTPDPWIYICTGTGVTPLLSAFHSRIEHPPAQVLYGVKRIEDAVYHRELAEWCDVRMAISRDPRTEFHHGRVTDFLDEMPRTPETYYYLCGLDAMMYDVIDWLHDHGVDKEHIKTEVFFKAPRKKPGEAEAEMA
- a CDS encoding SUF system Fe-S cluster assembly protein — translated: MDELKDKIVESLRTCYDPEIPVNIYDLGLIYDIDVDPSGAVDVKMTLTSPACPVAGTLPPEVECKVREVDGVVAARVEVVWDPPWEPAMMTEAAKLELNMM